The following are encoded in a window of Magnolia sinica isolate HGM2019 chromosome 11, MsV1, whole genome shotgun sequence genomic DNA:
- the LOC131219196 gene encoding uncharacterized protein LOC131219196, whose amino-acid sequence MFCSSYLPFSRLSPHQHTTAVVSEKFRNCSKQKVKLGVAEKSICISSPSSALQKSIPFAAASVSILLWSFPVNAGILSGFSGLESMPGPQLPQFDFLTQRNEENQKKYAEFDSRFKSSPMLKELLEKSKSNKEKNRQQIQDKYCIRGAEWGVGDCSTQGMTPEEKDNFISMLKQKSGGD is encoded by the exons ATGTTTTGCTCTTCTTATCTACCGTTTTCCCGCCTTTCTCCTCACCAGCATACAACAGCTGTAGTCTCAGAGAAATTCAGGAATTGTTCTAAACAGAAAGTGAAATTGGGTGTTGCTGAGAAGTCTATATGCATCTCATCACCATCATCAGCTCTTCAGAAATCCATTCCTTTTGCTGCTGCTTCTGTTTCTATTCTTCTGTGGTCATTTCCAG TTAATGCTGGAATTCTCTCAGGATTCTCGGGCTTAGAATCAATGCCTGGCCCTCAGCTACCTCAGTTTGATTTTCTCACACAACGGAATG aagAAAACCAAAAGAAGTATGCAGAGTTCGATTCAAGATTTAAATCATCTCCAATGCTTAAGGAGCTCTTGGAAAAATCTAAGTCGAACAAAGAAAA GAATCGGCAACAGATCCAAGACAAGTATTGCATCCGTGGAGCGGAGTGGGGTGTAGGCGACTGTTCGACCCAGGGCATGACACCTGAAGAAAAGGATAACTTCATTTCCATGTTGAAGCAGAAATCTGGAGGAGACTGA